A genomic segment from Curtobacterium sp. MCSS17_007 encodes:
- a CDS encoding cytochrome c oxidase subunit 4, producing the protein MRANTNLFWILFVFFIIADAAYTIWAMIYYGRPEWVGTVAIGLTGIMSAFIAFYLGKVMSSQGGVLPEDRADANIEDGDAELGHFSPWSWWPILLAASTGICFLGLAAGLWIVPIGLALVTVTLVGWVYEYYRGNFGH; encoded by the coding sequence ATGCGCGCCAACACCAACCTGTTCTGGATCCTGTTCGTCTTCTTCATCATCGCGGACGCCGCCTACACGATCTGGGCGATGATCTACTACGGTCGCCCGGAGTGGGTCGGCACCGTCGCGATCGGCCTCACCGGGATCATGTCCGCGTTCATCGCGTTCTACCTCGGGAAGGTCATGTCCTCGCAGGGCGGCGTCCTCCCGGAGGACCGCGCCGACGCGAACATCGAGGACGGCGACGCCGAGCTCGGGCACTTCAGCCCCTGGTCGTGGTGGCCGATCCTGCTCGCAGCCTCCACGGGGATCTGCTTCCTCGGCCTCGCAGCCGGCCTGTGGATCGTCCCGATCGGGCTCGCGCTCGTGACGGTCACCCTCGTGGGCTGGGTCTACGAGTACTACCGCGGCAACTTCGGACACTGA
- a CDS encoding glucose-6-phosphate dehydrogenase, whose protein sequence is MTDKRTLIIFGATGDLASRLLLPGLGTFLQSGRAVPVQLIGTGRSARSAEQWKDVVTNSFASQDVKGPEVDATLESTTFIQGDPTDPEHLKALLDAAEAEPILYFALPPQIASDICEALQGVELPEGTTLAFEKPFGTDVASAEALNKTVLELVPEERVHRTDHFLGRTTVLNIIGLRFANRLFEPIWNADNIEKVDVFYDETLGLENRAQYYDEAGALVDMIQSHLLQILGLVTMDAPAAIDSVEFRSSLARVLRSTRLKGDDAKTASRRAVYTAGTIDGKELPSYQAEDGVDKSRGTETLAEIEVEVDTARWKGVPFTLRSGKALGASRKEVLITFKPVTRLPSGLSGRPKADTLRIVLNPDEIELSVSANGGGNPFEMGQVTLSSSFDDGELTPYGEVLNGIFHDDPLLSIRGDVAERCWEIVEPVVDAWKSGDVPLEEYRAGSRGPADWESSS, encoded by the coding sequence GTGACCGACAAGCGCACCCTCATCATCTTCGGCGCGACGGGCGACCTCGCCTCCCGCCTGCTGCTCCCGGGACTCGGCACGTTCCTGCAGAGCGGTCGAGCGGTCCCCGTCCAGCTGATCGGCACGGGCCGCAGCGCCCGCAGCGCGGAGCAGTGGAAGGACGTCGTCACGAATTCCTTCGCGTCGCAGGACGTCAAGGGTCCCGAGGTCGACGCGACGCTCGAGTCCACGACCTTCATCCAGGGCGACCCGACCGACCCCGAGCACCTCAAGGCCCTGCTCGACGCGGCCGAGGCCGAGCCCATCCTGTACTTCGCGCTGCCGCCGCAGATCGCGTCGGACATCTGCGAGGCGCTGCAGGGCGTCGAGCTCCCCGAGGGCACGACCCTGGCGTTCGAGAAGCCCTTCGGCACCGACGTCGCCAGCGCCGAGGCCCTGAACAAGACCGTGCTCGAGCTCGTCCCCGAGGAGCGCGTGCACCGCACCGACCACTTCCTCGGTCGCACGACGGTCCTCAACATCATCGGTCTGCGCTTCGCGAACCGTCTGTTCGAGCCGATCTGGAACGCGGACAACATCGAGAAGGTCGACGTCTTCTACGACGAGACGCTCGGGCTCGAGAACCGCGCGCAGTACTACGACGAGGCCGGCGCCCTGGTCGACATGATCCAGTCGCACCTGCTGCAGATCCTCGGCCTCGTGACGATGGACGCCCCCGCCGCCATCGACTCGGTCGAGTTCCGCTCGTCCCTCGCCCGTGTCCTGCGGTCGACCCGCCTCAAGGGCGACGACGCGAAGACCGCCTCGCGCCGCGCCGTCTACACGGCAGGGACGATCGACGGCAAGGAGCTGCCGTCGTACCAGGCCGAGGACGGCGTGGACAAGTCGCGCGGCACCGAGACCCTGGCCGAGATCGAGGTCGAGGTCGACACCGCCCGCTGGAAGGGCGTGCCCTTCACCCTCCGCTCCGGCAAGGCGCTCGGTGCCAGCCGCAAGGAGGTCCTCATCACCTTCAAGCCCGTGACGCGCCTGCCCTCCGGTCTGTCCGGTCGCCCGAAGGCCGACACGCTGCGGATCGTCCTCAACCCGGACGAGATCGAGCTGAGCGTCTCGGCGAACGGTGGCGGCAACCCGTTCGAGATGGGTCAGGTCACCCTGTCGTCGTCCTTCGACGACGGCGAGCTCACCCCCTACGGCGAGGTCCTGAACGGGATCTTCCACGACGACCCGCTGCTCTCGATCCGCGGCGACGTCGCGGAGCGCTGCTGGGAGATCGTCGAGCCGGTCGTCGACGCGTGGAAGTCGGGCGACGTCCCGCTCGAGGAGTACCGCGCGGGCTCGCGTGGTCCGGCCGACTGGGAGTCGTCGTCCTGA
- a CDS encoding quinone-dependent dihydroorotate dehydrogenase — MSGVAERVIRNGYAVVFRSVFANMDPERAHHIAFAVIRVLPKVPFLSGAVERYSRPSAADGITTMGIHFPSRFGLAAGFDKDAKGIAGLGLLGFGHVEVGTITAQAQPGNEKPRLFRLIRDKALVNRMGFNNHGAARAARRLERARRNPGRPVIGVNIGKSRVVAVEDAVDDYLESTRLLAPFADYLAVNVSSPNTPGLRGLQEADQLRPLLSAVHDAAGRTPVLVKIAPDLTDEQIDAIAGLAVDLGLDGIIANNTTIARTGLRTPAAEVEAMGAGGLSGAPLAARSLEVLRRVRAAVPADFCVIAVGGVTSEQDVQDRIDAGATLVQGYTAFLYEGPTWATRINRLRRRRLRRAAR; from the coding sequence ATGAGCGGGGTCGCCGAGCGCGTCATCCGGAACGGCTACGCGGTCGTCTTCCGGTCGGTCTTCGCCAACATGGACCCGGAGCGCGCGCACCACATCGCGTTCGCGGTGATCCGGGTGCTGCCGAAGGTGCCGTTCCTCAGTGGTGCGGTCGAGCGGTACTCGCGTCCGTCCGCGGCCGATGGCATCACGACGATGGGGATCCACTTCCCCTCGCGGTTCGGGCTCGCGGCCGGGTTCGACAAGGACGCGAAGGGCATCGCCGGACTCGGACTGCTCGGGTTCGGCCACGTCGAGGTCGGCACGATCACGGCGCAGGCGCAGCCCGGCAACGAGAAGCCCCGGCTGTTCCGTCTCATCCGCGACAAGGCCCTCGTCAACCGGATGGGCTTCAACAACCACGGCGCTGCCCGTGCGGCGCGCAGACTGGAACGCGCGCGACGGAACCCCGGCCGGCCCGTCATCGGCGTGAACATCGGCAAGAGCCGGGTGGTCGCGGTCGAGGACGCCGTCGACGACTACCTCGAGTCGACCCGGCTGCTCGCGCCGTTCGCCGACTACCTCGCGGTGAACGTGAGTTCGCCGAACACGCCGGGCCTGCGCGGACTGCAGGAAGCCGACCAGCTCCGCCCGCTGCTGTCGGCCGTCCACGACGCCGCCGGACGCACGCCCGTGCTGGTGAAGATCGCGCCGGACCTGACGGACGAGCAGATCGACGCGATCGCCGGGCTCGCGGTCGACCTAGGGCTCGACGGCATCATCGCGAACAACACCACCATCGCCCGCACCGGGCTCCGGACGCCCGCCGCCGAGGTCGAGGCGATGGGCGCCGGCGGCCTCTCCGGAGCGCCGCTCGCTGCCCGGTCGCTCGAGGTCCTGCGCCGCGTCCGGGCTGCTGTGCCCGCCGACTTCTGCGTCATCGCGGTCGGCGGCGTCACGAGCGAGCAGGACGTGCAGGACCGCATCGACGCCGGTGCGACGCTGGTGCAGGGCTACACGGCGTTCCTCTACGAGGGGCCGACCTGGGCGACGCGGATCAACCGGCTGCGGCGACGCCGCTTGCGGCGCGCAGCACGCTAG
- a CDS encoding DUF3043 domain-containing protein: protein MAKAAPKTNTTVNPSEDELLESGKGRPTPSRREREAANRRPLVGNSPQDKKAARARLNTEREKARVGMANGEERYLPAKDKGEQRKFVRDWIDARWNVGEVMMPVLVLFLIVGFAAAQTVLASYSLLLVWAFVALFVLDCIVLWLSLRKKLTAKFGEMQRGTFLYILTRAWQLRFLRLPKPQVRRGQYPSL from the coding sequence GTGGCGAAGGCAGCCCCCAAGACCAACACGACCGTCAACCCGTCCGAGGACGAGCTCCTCGAGTCGGGCAAGGGCCGGCCGACGCCGAGCCGTCGTGAGCGCGAGGCCGCCAACCGTCGCCCGCTCGTCGGCAACAGCCCGCAGGACAAGAAGGCCGCCCGCGCGCGTCTCAACACCGAGCGCGAGAAGGCCCGCGTGGGCATGGCCAACGGCGAGGAGCGCTACCTGCCCGCCAAGGACAAGGGCGAGCAGCGGAAGTTCGTGCGCGACTGGATCGACGCGCGCTGGAACGTGGGCGAGGTCATGATGCCCGTGCTCGTGCTGTTCCTCATCGTCGGGTTCGCCGCAGCGCAGACCGTGCTGGCGTCGTACTCGCTGCTGCTCGTCTGGGCGTTCGTGGCCCTGTTCGTGCTCGACTGCATCGTGCTCTGGCTGTCGCTCCGCAAGAAGCTGACCGCGAAGTTCGGCGAGATGCAGCGCGGCACGTTCCTCTACATCCTCACCCGGGCGTGGCAGCTGCGCTTCCTGCGCCTGCCGAAGCCCCAGGTCCGTCGCGGGCAGTACCCCTCGCTGTAG
- the ctaD gene encoding cytochrome c oxidase subunit I: MTTSLVGQPTAPTTPDFQASKVGRKGNIIVRWITSTDHKTIGYMYLIASFIFFLLAGVMALVIRAQLFEPGLQVVATKEQYNQLFTMHGTIMLLMFATPLFSGFANAIMPLQIGAPDVAFPRLNGFAFWLYLFGSLIAVGGFLTPQGAASFGWFAYAPLSDTTFTPGLGGTLWVFGLGMTGFSTILGAVNFITTIITMRAPGMTMFRMSIFTWNTLVTSLLVLMAFPVLAAALFGLGLDRVFDAQIYNPANGGALLWQHLFWFFGHPEVYIIALPFFGIVSEVFPVFSRKPIFGYKTLVYATISIAALSVTVWAHHMYVTGGVLLPWFSLMTMLIAVPTGVKIFNWVGTMWRGSVTFETPLLWAVGFLITFTFGGLTGVILASPPLDFHVSDSYFVVAHFHYVVFGTVVFAMFSGFYFWWPKWTGRMLNERLGKIHFWLLFIGFHTTFLIQHWLGVIGMPRRYATYLPNDGFTWMNQLSTIGSMILAISFLPFIFNVYVTARNAPKVAVNDPWGYGRSLEWATSCPPPRHNFTSIPRIRSESPAFDLNHPEAGVPIGVGPAKDAPDAPTYDAAKGEVK, from the coding sequence ATGACAACGTCACTCGTCGGCCAGCCGACAGCGCCGACGACGCCGGACTTCCAGGCGTCGAAGGTCGGTCGGAAGGGCAACATCATCGTCCGGTGGATCACCTCCACCGACCACAAGACCATCGGGTACATGTACCTGATCGCCTCGTTCATCTTCTTCCTGCTCGCAGGTGTGATGGCGCTCGTGATCCGTGCCCAGCTCTTCGAGCCCGGCCTGCAGGTCGTCGCGACGAAGGAGCAGTACAACCAGCTCTTCACGATGCACGGCACGATCATGCTGCTGATGTTCGCGACGCCGCTCTTCTCGGGCTTCGCGAACGCGATCATGCCGCTCCAGATCGGGGCGCCGGACGTCGCCTTCCCGCGTCTGAACGGGTTCGCCTTCTGGCTGTACCTGTTCGGCTCGCTCATCGCGGTCGGCGGCTTCCTCACCCCGCAGGGCGCCGCGTCCTTCGGTTGGTTCGCCTACGCGCCGCTGAGTGACACGACGTTCACACCGGGCCTCGGTGGGACGCTCTGGGTCTTCGGCCTCGGTATGACCGGCTTCTCGACGATCCTCGGTGCCGTGAACTTCATCACGACCATCATCACGATGCGTGCCCCGGGCATGACGATGTTCCGCATGTCGATCTTCACGTGGAACACCCTCGTGACGTCGCTGCTCGTCCTGATGGCCTTCCCGGTGCTCGCCGCCGCGCTGTTCGGCCTCGGCCTCGACCGCGTGTTCGACGCACAGATCTACAACCCGGCCAACGGCGGTGCCCTGCTCTGGCAGCACCTCTTCTGGTTCTTCGGCCACCCCGAGGTCTACATCATCGCGCTGCCGTTCTTCGGCATCGTCTCCGAGGTGTTCCCGGTCTTCAGCCGGAAGCCGATCTTCGGCTACAAGACCCTCGTCTACGCGACCATCTCCATCGCCGCCCTCTCGGTCACGGTGTGGGCGCACCACATGTACGTCACCGGTGGCGTCCTGCTCCCGTGGTTCTCGCTCATGACGATGCTCATCGCGGTCCCGACCGGCGTGAAGATCTTCAACTGGGTCGGCACGATGTGGCGTGGTTCGGTCACCTTCGAGACCCCGCTCCTCTGGGCCGTCGGCTTCCTCATCACCTTCACCTTCGGTGGTCTCACCGGTGTGATCCTGGCGTCGCCGCCGCTCGACTTCCACGTGTCCGACTCGTACTTCGTCGTCGCGCACTTCCACTACGTCGTGTTCGGCACCGTCGTGTTCGCGATGTTCTCGGGCTTCTACTTCTGGTGGCCCAAGTGGACCGGTCGCATGCTCAACGAGCGCCTGGGCAAGATCCACTTCTGGCTCCTGTTCATCGGCTTCCACACGACGTTCCTCATCCAGCACTGGCTGGGCGTCATCGGCATGCCGCGTCGTTACGCGACCTACCTGCCGAACGACGGCTTCACCTGGATGAACCAGCTGTCGACGATCGGCTCGATGATCCTCGCGATCTCGTTCCTGCCGTTCATCTTCAACGTCTACGTGACCGCCCGGAACGCGCCGAAGGTCGCCGTGAACGACCCGTGGGGCTACGGCCGCTCGCTCGAGTGGGCGACCAGCTGCCCGCCGCCGCGCCACAACTTCACGTCGATCCCGCGGATCCGTTCCGAGTCCCCGGCATTCGACCTGAACCACCCCGAGGCCGGTGTGCCGATCGGTGTGGGTCCGGCGAAGGACGCTCCGGACGCTCCGACCTACGACGCCGCGAAGGGCGAGGTGAAGTAA
- the coxB gene encoding cytochrome c oxidase subunit II, whose protein sequence is MRSNRRIRWAAVPVAVGLVIALAGCTQQQMNGWLPGTEETKDVTNHTSRIVGLWTTSWIVLLAVGLIVWGLVIWAAIVYRRRKGQTGLPVQMRYNMPLEIFYTIVPLILVLGFFAFTAKDQSAIEQPFDDPDATIHVYGKRWAWDFNYIDKDNPQESVYYQGIQAQEEENGKGSIDESQLPTLYLPVGKKVEIELSSRDVDHSFWVIDFLYKKDMLPGKTNYEYFIPQKEGTYQGKCAELCGEYHSLMLFQVKVVSESEYQQYLDTLREQGKVGLLGNEYDTNTNEPNNQAPVEASSENK, encoded by the coding sequence GTGCGTTCGAATCGCCGTATACGTTGGGCGGCCGTCCCGGTGGCCGTCGGTCTGGTCATCGCACTGGCTGGCTGCACGCAGCAGCAGATGAACGGATGGCTCCCGGGCACCGAGGAGACGAAGGACGTCACGAACCACACGAGCCGCATCGTCGGCCTGTGGACCACCAGCTGGATCGTGCTCCTGGCCGTCGGCCTCATCGTGTGGGGCCTCGTCATCTGGGCCGCCATCGTCTACCGCCGTCGCAAGGGCCAGACCGGCCTGCCGGTGCAGATGCGGTACAACATGCCGCTCGAGATCTTCTACACGATCGTGCCGCTGATCCTGGTGCTCGGCTTCTTCGCCTTCACCGCGAAGGACCAGTCGGCGATCGAGCAGCCCTTCGACGACCCGGACGCGACGATCCACGTCTACGGCAAGCGCTGGGCCTGGGACTTCAACTACATCGACAAGGACAACCCGCAGGAGAGCGTCTACTACCAGGGCATCCAGGCCCAGGAAGAGGAGAACGGCAAGGGCTCGATCGACGAGTCGCAGCTCCCCACGCTCTACCTGCCGGTCGGCAAGAAGGTCGAGATCGAGCTCTCGTCGCGCGACGTCGACCACTCCTTCTGGGTCATCGACTTCCTCTACAAGAAGGACATGCTCCCGGGCAAGACCAACTACGAGTACTTCATCCCGCAGAAGGAGGGCACGTACCAGGGCAAGTGTGCCGAGCTCTGCGGTGAGTACCACTCGCTGATGCTCTTCCAGGTCAAGGTCGTGTCCGAGTCCGAGTACCAGCAGTACCTCGACACGCTGCGCGAGCAGGGCAAGGTCGGTCTGCTCGGCAACGAGTACGACACCAACACGAACGAACCGAACAACCAGGCGCCGGTCGAGGCGTCGAGCGAGAACAAGTAG
- a CDS encoding iron-sulfur cluster assembly accessory protein, with protein sequence MSDTIIDNAPATDARAHGVALSDAAAAKVASLLEQEGRDDLRLRLAVQPGGCSGLIYQLYFDERLLDGDATAEFGSGVEVVVDKMSVPYLDGATIDFEDTIQKQGFTIDNPNAQGSCACGDSFH encoded by the coding sequence ATGAGCGACACCATCATCGACAACGCACCGGCGACGGACGCACGCGCGCACGGCGTCGCGCTCAGCGACGCGGCGGCGGCGAAGGTGGCGAGCCTCCTCGAGCAGGAGGGCCGCGACGACCTCCGTCTGCGCCTCGCCGTCCAGCCCGGCGGCTGCTCGGGCCTGATCTACCAGCTCTACTTCGACGAGCGCCTGCTCGACGGCGACGCGACGGCCGAGTTCGGCAGCGGGGTCGAGGTCGTCGTCGACAAGATGAGCGTCCCGTACCTCGACGGCGCGACCATCGACTTCGAGGACACGATCCAGAAGCAGGGCTTCACCATCGACAACCCCAACGCGCAGGGCAGCTGCGCGTGCGGCGACAGCTTCCACTGA
- a CDS encoding dipeptidase — MTDTDQHSPATDPALLDALREHVQGGLPTTIADLSALVRLPSVSWSAFDPAHVQASAEAVADLARSTGVFADDAVRIVRSAVEGETAGAQEAGRELGQPAVLAVRPARNGKPTVMLYAHHDVQPQGDDGLWETPPFEPTLRGDRLYGRGASDDKAGVMTHIAALRALHARFGDDLDLGVVLFVEGEEEFGSRSFRTFLREQEEHLAADVIVVADSDNWSVDVPSITVSLRGNVTFRATLTTLEHASHSGMFGGAAPDAMIPMVRLLASLHDDAGSVAVEGLTAYDAEVPERSEAELVVDAALLPGVQPVGTGPVLSRMWFQPSITVTGMDVPSVANASNTLLPTVAARVSVRVAPGQSATDAYAAVERHLRAHVPFGAQLEITEVDTGDGFLVDTAGWAVQEARTAMHEGWGNPAVEQGIGGSIPFVSDLAAQFPEAQILVTGVEDPDTRAHSPNESQHLGVLHRAIVSEAILLARLATRA; from the coding sequence ATGACCGACACCGACCAGCACAGCCCCGCGACCGACCCCGCGCTCCTCGACGCCCTCCGCGAACACGTGCAGGGAGGGCTGCCGACGACGATCGCCGACCTCTCCGCGCTGGTCCGACTGCCGTCGGTGTCGTGGTCGGCGTTCGACCCGGCGCACGTGCAGGCGAGCGCCGAGGCGGTCGCGGACCTGGCGCGCTCCACGGGGGTGTTCGCTGACGACGCCGTCCGCATCGTCCGCTCCGCGGTCGAGGGGGAGACCGCAGGCGCGCAGGAAGCGGGTCGCGAGCTCGGCCAGCCCGCGGTCCTCGCCGTGCGCCCCGCGCGCAACGGGAAGCCGACCGTGATGCTCTACGCGCACCACGACGTGCAGCCACAGGGCGACGACGGACTGTGGGAGACCCCGCCCTTCGAGCCGACGCTCCGCGGTGACCGCCTGTACGGCCGGGGCGCTTCGGACGACAAGGCCGGCGTGATGACGCACATCGCCGCGCTCCGCGCGCTGCACGCACGGTTCGGCGACGACCTCGACCTCGGCGTCGTGCTCTTCGTCGAGGGCGAGGAGGAGTTCGGCTCCCGCTCGTTCCGTACCTTCCTGCGCGAGCAGGAGGAGCACCTGGCCGCGGACGTCATCGTCGTGGCCGACAGCGACAACTGGTCGGTCGACGTCCCCTCGATCACCGTCTCGCTCCGGGGCAACGTGACGTTCCGCGCGACGCTGACGACGCTCGAGCACGCGAGCCACAGCGGCATGTTCGGCGGCGCGGCCCCGGACGCGATGATCCCGATGGTGCGTCTCCTCGCCTCGCTGCACGACGACGCCGGTTCGGTCGCCGTCGAGGGACTCACCGCGTACGACGCCGAGGTCCCCGAGCGCTCCGAGGCCGAGCTCGTCGTCGACGCGGCCCTGCTCCCGGGTGTGCAGCCGGTGGGGACCGGACCGGTCCTGTCGCGCATGTGGTTCCAGCCGTCGATCACGGTGACCGGCATGGACGTGCCGAGCGTCGCGAACGCGTCGAACACGCTGCTGCCCACGGTGGCCGCCCGCGTGTCCGTCCGCGTCGCCCCCGGCCAGTCGGCCACCGACGCGTACGCCGCCGTCGAGCGGCACCTCCGCGCGCACGTGCCGTTCGGCGCGCAGCTCGAGATCACCGAGGTCGACACCGGTGACGGGTTCCTCGTGGACACCGCCGGCTGGGCCGTGCAGGAGGCCCGTACCGCCATGCACGAGGGCTGGGGCAACCCCGCGGTCGAGCAGGGCATCGGCGGGTCGATCCCGTTCGTCTCGGACCTGGCCGCCCAGTTCCCGGAGGCGCAGATCCTGGTGACGGGTGTCGAGGATCCCGACACCCGGGCGCACAGCCCGAACGAGTCGCAGCACCTCGGCGTGCTGCACCGCGCGATCGTGTCCGAGGCGATCCTGCTCGCGCGCCTCGCGACGCGCGCCTGA